A window of Sulfobacillus thermosulfidooxidans contains these coding sequences:
- the trxB gene encoding thioredoxin-disulfide reductase: MDARKVIILGTGPAGLTAAIYAARANLSPLVIEGNEPGGQLTLTTEIENFPGFPDAIMGPDLMENMRKQAERFGAEFVFGMATSVDLQTRPFRVVVNEADEFFAESLIISTGASAKMLGIPGEAEALGHGVSTCATCDGFFFRDKKIIVVGGGDSAMEEATFLTKFASEVTIVHRRDTLRASKVMQERAHNNPKIKWMMDVTPVSVKSENNHVVGLEVRDNKTGETKVLETEGIFVAIGHNPNTAFLNGQVETDKVGYIITNPHNTATSVQGVFACGDVMDSHYRQAITAAGSGCRAAMDVEKYLEGSFVYDWSMSGTH; this comes from the coding sequence ATGGATGCTCGCAAAGTCATCATTTTAGGAACCGGTCCGGCAGGGCTTACCGCAGCCATTTATGCAGCTCGCGCTAATCTCAGTCCTTTAGTCATTGAAGGCAATGAACCCGGCGGCCAACTGACTCTAACAACCGAAATTGAAAATTTTCCTGGATTCCCTGATGCCATCATGGGACCCGATTTGATGGAAAATATGCGGAAACAAGCCGAACGATTTGGAGCGGAATTTGTTTTTGGAATGGCAACCTCTGTGGATTTACAAACTCGTCCATTCCGCGTTGTGGTCAATGAGGCCGACGAATTTTTTGCGGAATCGCTCATTATTTCTACAGGTGCCTCGGCGAAAATGCTTGGCATTCCAGGAGAAGCTGAAGCGTTGGGTCACGGAGTCTCCACATGCGCGACATGTGATGGATTCTTTTTCCGTGACAAGAAAATCATTGTCGTTGGCGGTGGCGATTCTGCAATGGAAGAAGCTACATTTCTCACCAAATTTGCGTCGGAGGTCACCATTGTACACCGCCGTGATACCTTGCGCGCATCCAAAGTTATGCAAGAACGAGCCCATAACAATCCGAAAATAAAGTGGATGATGGATGTCACGCCAGTATCTGTGAAGTCTGAAAACAATCATGTTGTCGGACTCGAAGTTCGAGATAACAAAACGGGAGAGACCAAAGTCTTAGAAACAGAAGGGATTTTTGTCGCAATCGGGCATAACCCCAATACTGCTTTTCTCAATGGCCAGGTCGAAACCGATAAGGTGGGATACATCATTACAAACCCGCATAATACGGCGACAAGCGTTCAAGGCGTGTTTGCTTGCGGAGACGTGATGGACTCCCATTATCGTCAAGCCATCACGGCCGCGGGTAGCGGCTGTCGCGCTGCGATGGATGTAGAAAAATATCTCGAAGGTTCGTTTGTTTATGACTGGTCCATGAGTGGCACACACTAA
- a CDS encoding 4Fe-4S dicluster domain-containing protein encodes MAHVITGLCQDTKDQSCVEVCPVDCIHPAQSLDGDEAYEAAPQLYIDPDVCIDCGACVPECPVGAIFMQEDLAPEDEKYIEINAAYYRK; translated from the coding sequence ATGGCCCATGTAATTACTGGTTTGTGCCAAGACACCAAAGACCAGAGCTGCGTCGAAGTCTGCCCTGTTGACTGCATTCATCCAGCCCAAAGTTTGGACGGTGACGAAGCTTACGAAGCGGCTCCTCAGCTTTATATCGATCCCGATGTCTGTATTGACTGTGGGGCTTGCGTTCCGGAATGTCCCGTAGGTGCCATTTTTATGCAAGAAGACTTGGCGCCCGAAGATGAAAAATACATTGAGATTAACGCCGCTTATTACCGAAAATAA
- a CDS encoding acyltransferase family protein, producing the protein MIGGTSGRQQNSWAVSSPPRYARLDALRGIAILSVMIFHAAIIRPFHGPWWMRFVGQGDQGVGLFYMVSALTLVLSWQYRHHKDAEPAKAFWTRRFFRIAPLFYLMLLVTGLLTTGNPTVVPTAMQGHIFSWANLLAHVTFVFGWLPWFQNSWIGVEWSIGVEMTFYALFPFIMRRVFPKISAWTFLVWGLLGAELWPIILQHLWFTWPQWAHSFLLWSFPSQAIWFSAGLAMVKFDHAPSLRGWSILWLMWALFLGWHEWSFQMANLLWVIPNYLLVWLTWKDYSGLSWLVHNKVLQYIGTRSYSLYLTHWFILGKVSDWSWANMHTLQGFVLRLFVAGALSMAVSELSFRYVEKPGIYWGKQLIAHWQWGYKKTGQTSRPSAKQVVYNKEQA; encoded by the coding sequence GTGATAGGCGGTACGAGCGGTCGGCAACAAAATAGTTGGGCTGTTTCTTCTCCCCCGCGTTATGCTAGGCTAGATGCACTACGGGGAATAGCGATTTTAAGTGTCATGATCTTTCACGCAGCGATTATTCGGCCATTTCATGGTCCCTGGTGGATGCGTTTCGTGGGTCAAGGTGACCAAGGTGTTGGGCTTTTTTACATGGTGTCTGCGCTCACGCTAGTTCTGAGTTGGCAATACCGCCATCACAAAGATGCAGAGCCGGCGAAGGCTTTTTGGACCCGGAGATTTTTTCGTATCGCCCCACTTTTTTACCTGATGTTACTGGTTACGGGCTTATTGACCACGGGAAATCCTACGGTTGTTCCCACGGCAATGCAAGGGCATATTTTTTCCTGGGCAAATTTGTTGGCCCATGTAACATTTGTGTTTGGATGGCTCCCTTGGTTTCAAAATTCGTGGATTGGCGTCGAATGGTCCATCGGTGTGGAAATGACATTTTACGCATTATTCCCGTTTATAATGCGGCGCGTTTTTCCCAAGATATCGGCATGGACGTTTCTCGTATGGGGTTTATTGGGAGCCGAATTATGGCCCATTATTTTGCAACATCTGTGGTTCACATGGCCACAATGGGCCCATTCCTTTTTACTGTGGAGTTTTCCTAGTCAGGCCATATGGTTTTCTGCTGGGTTAGCCATGGTGAAATTTGATCATGCTCCGAGTTTACGTGGTTGGAGCATATTATGGTTGATGTGGGCGTTATTTCTGGGATGGCACGAGTGGTCTTTCCAAATGGCAAATCTCTTATGGGTAATTCCTAATTATTTATTGGTTTGGCTGACTTGGAAAGATTACTCAGGTTTGTCGTGGCTGGTGCACAATAAGGTTTTGCAATATATCGGAACCCGCAGTTACAGCTTATATCTAACCCACTGGTTTATTTTAGGGAAAGTCAGTGATTGGTCTTGGGCGAATATGCATACATTGCAAGGTTTTGTCTTGCGCTTATTTGTCGCAGGCGCTTTGAGTATGGCTGTAAGTGAACTCAGTTTTAGGTATGTTGAAAAGCCTGGAATCTATTGGGGAAAACAATTAATTGCGCATTGGCAGTGGGGTTATAAAAAAACTGGACAAACCTCAAGGCCATCTGCTAAGCAAGTGGTGTATAACAAAGAACAAGCCTAG
- a CDS encoding cytochrome c oxidase subunit 3, whose product MVDKPMISEERQSQPITPHNYRAVRFSMLVFIATQIVPFVVLFEAKYLYDGTYVAPQANQGFGVVVAALMAVSALVAWGAVTAGRHAQDRDQVGSRLKIAAGLGLLAILGVAYQWGMRYVSPQSRFGEMYYIILGADLVYAVIGLIMLGISIIRNVRQNMAPERFWTAEASVYFWIYVALAWIASWLAIYII is encoded by the coding sequence ATGGTGGATAAGCCGATGATTTCGGAAGAACGTCAAAGTCAGCCGATTACCCCGCATAATTACCGGGCGGTCCGTTTTAGTATGCTGGTCTTTATTGCCACCCAAATTGTGCCCTTTGTCGTCTTGTTTGAGGCGAAGTATCTGTATGACGGCACGTATGTGGCCCCGCAAGCCAATCAAGGCTTTGGGGTGGTGGTCGCAGCCTTGATGGCGGTGAGTGCTCTGGTCGCTTGGGGCGCGGTAACCGCCGGCCGTCATGCTCAGGACCGGGATCAGGTGGGATCCCGCCTCAAGATTGCGGCGGGGTTAGGCCTCCTCGCGATCTTAGGGGTCGCCTATCAGTGGGGGATGCGCTACGTTTCGCCCCAGTCCCGCTTTGGCGAAATGTATTACATCATTTTGGGCGCGGATCTCGTGTATGCGGTGATTGGGCTGATTATGCTCGGTATTAGCATTATCCGCAATGTGCGTCAAAACATGGCGCCCGAACGGTTTTGGACAGCGGAAGCAAGCGTGTACTTCTGGATTTATGTGGCCCTGGCGTGGATTGCGAGCTGGCTCGCCATCTACATCATTTGA